One window of Nostoc sp. TCL26-01 genomic DNA carries:
- a CDS encoding peptidylprolyl isomerase, with protein sequence MDSQLQIGDRTILPTELPLLLAQHKILPILQREIIIERAISNISLTPEEKAATIEAFYQQNQLTTPQAVAAVQQQFCINQNQLQALATKELKLEKFKIATWGNKLEQYFLQCKPQLDKVVYCLLRTDNSEVAQELFFRIQDGDATFAECASIYSQGLEAQTGGLIGPVPISQAHPIIAEKLATIPAGQVLPPIKLENWYIIIRLESLIPAQLDDVMKTTLLNHLFEQWLTQEIKNTPISLVSNDHSAEQTQLKPYLS encoded by the coding sequence ATGGATTCTCAACTCCAAATAGGCGATCGCACAATCTTACCAACGGAATTACCATTACTACTAGCACAGCATAAAATCTTACCTATACTCCAGCGCGAAATCATCATTGAACGTGCAATTAGTAATATTTCCCTCACCCCTGAAGAGAAAGCCGCTACCATTGAGGCATTTTATCAACAAAATCAACTTACAACCCCCCAAGCTGTCGCCGCAGTACAACAACAATTCTGCATTAATCAAAACCAACTCCAAGCACTAGCGACAAAAGAACTCAAACTAGAGAAATTCAAAATTGCCACTTGGGGAAACAAACTCGAACAATACTTTCTCCAATGCAAACCTCAGCTTGATAAGGTTGTATATTGCCTTTTGCGTACTGACAATAGCGAAGTTGCACAAGAACTATTTTTTCGCATTCAAGATGGTGATGCTACCTTTGCTGAGTGCGCGAGTATTTATTCTCAAGGACTTGAAGCACAAACAGGTGGTTTAATTGGCCCAGTACCGATATCCCAAGCTCATCCTATCATTGCAGAAAAACTAGCGACAATTCCAGCCGGGCAAGTATTACCCCCAATAAAGTTAGAAAATTGGTATATTATTATACGACTTGAATCTTTGATTCCAGCACAGCTAGATGATGTGATGAAAACTACTCTCCTCAACCATTTATTTGAACAATGGTTAACCCAAGAAATCAAAAATACACCAATCTCCTTGGTTAGTAACGATCATTCTGCTGAACAAACTCAACTAAAACCTTATTTATCCTGA